A region of the Phaseolus vulgaris cultivar G19833 chromosome 11, P. vulgaris v2.0, whole genome shotgun sequence genome:
AAAGGTAAATTATGGATTTCCTTTAGCAATGCATATTGAGCCTGTGTGGACAAAAAATTTAGgagaacaaaatataaaaaaaaatgaaacaagtttcttcataagttaaaattagcTTATGCATAAATAATTTGTAGAAGTTCTCTTATATaacttctttatattttttttttctaacttctgcacaactaattttaacttatggagaaactcatttcattttttcttatttttctcttttaaaagtTTGTTAAAAGCACGAGTAGTTATACTTGTAATCCTTTCTTTTTGGGAACAATTTTGCGCAGGGTAGGTGAATTACATGTGCCCGTTAAACCTTGCTCAACAGATGCCTTCCAAATCAAAGAGAAATACATCCAAGCAAAGGTAAGCAGTTTTGGTTGAATTTCACTTTTAATGGAAGTTTCATGGTTTACTGCTATAAAGGAAGCTTGACATTTTAGACATGTGACAATTTCTTTCCAAGAGACAGTTTACGTAActctttcattttaaatttatttctgtTAAAGAATCATATTCTATCCACTTcagattttttaaaagaattctGTTATTTATGAGTTCATTGAGGTATTTGTTCATattctttaattataaattattgtgtcatttaattataaattcacAAAACATTCTTCAATTCCAATTGAAGGCCAaactacataattttttaaattgttagtTCATAACTAAAACCTGAATAATCCTTACGACTTTGGAATTGAAGAAAGTTTTGTGGAATTGACTTCACCTTTCTGTTGGATAAGAATTACTTGCTTTCATTGCTAATAGAATTTGAAATACGATAGTTGATGTTTGCTTCTATGGAGAGATCGTGTACCCAGATCACTGCActttaatgaataaattaaatggTAATCTTTTATTATCGGATTTCAATCTTGGGattctcttatttttttattctctctttCTATATATACACATTTTGTTTCTGCTGTTCCTGTGTCAGTTTTGCATTTTGCATGTCAGTTTTACATTTTTGacatttaatattatgtattgCTGTATTATGACATTATCTTTTAGGAAGCCTCTGCTTTCTTCACAGCTTTTACTGTGACCTAAATATTGTTGTCATTCTTGTTTTTCTTAACCAGTACGTAGAGAAATCACTAATAATCCGAGAAGAGGATATACCTGAGAATCCTTCAGTTACCATAAAAATTTGGCAAGCAGTTCAGGCTGCAAATGTACGAGAAGTGTATCGCCTCGTTGTTACATCAACATCAAATTTGATAAACACAAAATATGGTGATGAGGTTCACCATGCTGCTGATGCTGAAGGGCAGCAGCATGATCCCGAAGCCTGTCTGAAGGTTGAAGAGACTATTGAGACTGAGAGGTGTTTCCGTGGATGGTCATTATTACATTTGGCATGTCTCACTGACAGTGTACTGATGGTTGAGTTGTTGCTCCAATTTGGTGCTGATGTAAACATGTGTGACTATCATGGAAGAACTCCCTTGCACCATTGCATTACAAGTGGGAAAAATAAATTGGCAAAGTTTCTATTAAGAAGGTAATACGTTTACCTGAAGCCAATTTGTCTTTGGGTATTAGTAACTAGTTAACAATCATACAGTCTTCCTCTCAGTCTCCCTGGATTTTTATTCTTCTACGAGTTGTGTTGGAAAGAATTAAGAAGGAAGGGGAATATATGTTTCTTCAAATCTCGTAATTCATAATTATCCCAACAAATACGTTCCGTTGTCTTCTATGAAGCCTTACTACTTGGATTGTTCCTCAGTTCCCTATTTTGTGTGTGTCACGAGATGTTTTAGACAACTTCTCATCACTGCACAAAACAGCTAAGATTTTTCATCTGCCAAGCTTTTGTGTTCTATTTGGCATCATTTACATGTTATATGTGTGTGAAAGATAGACATTTGTATGAAGCTTGTACACATGCATTTCTAACACAAACTTCAAATGAAAGCATAAACTAACATATCATTTTCCCAGGGGTGCAAGGCCGTCAGTTAAAGATGCCGGAGGGCTCAGTATACTTGAAAGAGCAATGGAGATGGGAGCAATAACTGACGAAGAGCTATTTATCATGCTTGCTGAATGCTAGTGAAGATGGATCTGGAATATATATTATGAGTGTTGAAGATATGCTGTTGTTCATTAAGTAAAGAAAGTTTGATTACATATTCTAGAATGCCAAATTCATTGAAAggaatttcatattttttttataatttatctgGATCCATATTTGTTGCTGTTATATGGTAGAAAACACTTTAACCTGCATCtctaatgaaattttaaaagaatatatattcATTAAGATACTTCCACAAAACAATCTCATTTGTGCAATTTCATTATTTGTTCGTCTCACTTTCTATTTAGACTAATTTTGAATGTATTTTTCAGTCACACAATATTAACTAATGATACATGGTTATATAATAAAGTCTCATTCTCTTCTTCCATATCCGTCCAATGAACATGTGAAACTATAAATTTGGAGATGATCAAGACACTGAGTACTAAGCAATACATATAGTGAAGAaatcttattaaaataaaataaattttaatattatattaggaAGTGAGTTTAAGTTAAACTTATTATTTTTGGAAGATAAGATTTGGCTTTACTTATATTGTGTAATTCTTTAgttgatataatattttcaataattgTTTAGGTAAATCATAGGCAAGTAAGCTTATGAATGGTGAAATATAGTGAAATATTAGTTTGGATTTATATATCTGAAACTTTCTAATTTAACTTATgaatagaatataaaaaaaatatttaaattattaagaataaaacataaatttcacGTCAGTGTGTTAGTGTTGGTTTCTCAATAATGTATAAAAAGGTAGTGTACTTGTGAACTTGCAAGACATCTTTCAAAGATTTACCTTTcacaatttgaaaataaaaattgttgtgGAATTTGAAAGTGCATGTGAGGAGTAACTTTTGCTAAAGCACActtgaaatatatataattttttgataTCTCTTTTTCCAGAGTAACTGCAAAACTACAAACATGAATGATAATATTAAGATGGagaatactattttagaaagtaaattttaaatctaatttaagttcaaaaatctatttcatataatttttttcatcttcCAACAACTTCACAATCAATTAGAAATATTAATGTATTCGATACTTTGTTAAATTAATAATACTCAAATATCGTTAGAagaaagtgttattttttttactgtgaataatacaaaataattttttttattataataattagaagagtaaaacatattattaaattataaaaaataattttataattttattgttattaatctttttatttataaatacttttttattatagatattttttttttaatttttaagaataGTTATCTAAAAAGTGGTATAGATGatagataaataataaaaacacaCAAACAATCTAAacacatttttcattttcattcaaCTTAAAATTCTCTATATCTTCTGTAAAACAAATAATTGTTGGTATATGCGAGTTACagtttaaaacaaataattctttacaaggaaagaaaaaaaaatcataaaagagTTTACGATCTCCACCTTCTAGCTCTGCATCTCTTCTCTTCGGTTTCGAAAATCCCTTTCATTCAAAGCTGAATTTGGTGTTGGATTGGAACCCTGACAATTCTAGGTATGAAGCCAAGGTTAttccttttcttgtttttatcCTAATTGCATTTTCAACAGATATTTCTCTTTCGAAATTTAGCAAACCACCATGCATTTCGTGAAACCCTAATTTTACCCTAGTTGAACTTGTTCTTATATACTATTGTGTAAAGACTTTTTGACAGAATTTGTTTGCCCTTTTTATCCCAATTGTTAAACGGCATAGacttttaagtgttttttttttctttcattgtaAATGAATAGTCACATATTTTTTACAGGAATGCATACTTGTGTTGAGGGAAGTAAACGTCAGTTACCACCATGGATGCTGCCGAAGGTTGCTGCCACTGCCATCCATGTGAGTGACTCTGACAATGCTGATCAAGCTAATTGCTCTGTGAAAAAAGTGGACAACATCACAGATAATGCAACCAATAAAGATCACAAGAGCAGACCTTCAAGGAGGAAGTCAAATGTAAGAGCCAAGTGTGACGATGGAAGCGGCAGTAAGGTtcttcaaaagaagaaaaaaagtgagAAGTCTATTGATAGAGATCAGAGATGttctacaaagaaaagaaaaaaattagagGATCCTAGCAGTGGTTGTTATGATGTTTATCAAGTTCAAGCTTCTAGTGATGATGCCCTGGACCTGACGGTTGAAGACTTGTTGGCCATAGCAGAACAGGTAATTTTCTGATTTGACTTGAAGACAGGAATGACTTTTGATTTTTTGCTatcaatatattttcatataattcAGTGAGTATGGTATATAACCTCCCAAGACGAAAGTTGATGGTGGGGGGCATTTAATATTTATCCTGACTCTGCTTGAACTTGAACCTTTGTCTTGTGCATTCAGTATGTCAAGGAATACGAGAACAAGGATCGAAAAGAAATATCAAGTGGACGGAGTGAATCAAAATGGGAATTTCAAGTTACAAATGAAGCAGGAACAACTCTTGATTCCCCGTGTGAGATAAAAAATTCATTAGACTCTGGGAAGGAAGATTTATCTAATTCTACTTCAAAAACCGGTGAAGTAATTGCTACAAGCACATCTCGAACAGGTGATCCTGCTCAAGACATGCTGAACCTGTTCTTGGGTCCCTTGCTAAGTAAAACTCTTGAGAAGGAGAAGAGCAAATATATCGTAGATAGTGCGAAGTTTACCCATGAGTTCACTAGGCAAAGTCAAGATGAATTTGGTGGAGAAGAAAGAGTCCCCTTAATGAAGAAAAGAAGCACCTTGAAAGATAAGGTGTCAATGTTTCTTGATCAAGATTTGTAGATTCATCAAACCAAGCATGCATGTCATAGCAAAGCAAAGAGTTACCGTTCTTGCATGACCTATAACAGTAGTTTCACACCTGTGAATCATTTGATAATTGTGGTCTTATCCTAGTTGGGCAAAGTCCTCTGTAATGATGTTATTGTATATAGTTCTTTATAAATCTAATCACAATGCCGGGGGGGATTTAAAAACTCGTTTTGACACTGTGGTTTGGGTTGTTACATTGACATAACAAGAAGAAAAAGGGGTTATCAGTGGCTACTATTGTATATAGCAGAGCAAATTATGATCATATCATATGTAGAAGAGGAGCAAATAAGCAAAATGTCTAGTTCTTGTACTCTCCCATGAAGCTTAAAagactttatttttaatattgattgatGAATGAAGGAATGAtgcttataataataatttattataattgaaaTAATTAGAGAATATGTAGGCTTTGTTGTTTTTCAAGTAGGCTTAATGGTTGCCCTTTTAAATTTCGGAGCTTGGTCAGAGAAATGAATGAGGGTGATGTGTAATGGTAGTTGTTGTCTAGATTGTTCTTTTGTGCCTTTTGGTTGCAGAAAAATGCTTGGTCTTCCATGGAAAATCTTTGTACATATACTTGCTTTTGGACTGGACTGATTTAATTGTCTTTATACGTGGTTACTGGTTACGGTATTTTGTATTTATGCAGAGATTCCATTAACTTGCGTGGAGAGGGACTGATTAGCTAGCCCTTttgttttgatgcatttgttgGATTTTAAGTTTAAGCATGTTCTGCCTAGCTTTGTAAAAGGAGAATATCAATgttctcctttttcttcttgtCAGGAACATTCTCTTAATATTTGATCACCTCATCCTTAAGCAGCACAATGAATAGTACATTAACCTTCATTTTTAGCGACCTACTTCTATATCTTTAGGTTTTCAATTAGCTTCACCATTTTGGATAAGCTGTGTTTTGAGGAATCTTATGAAGATGTTCACTTGTTAGATAACATTATTGTGTCGACAACTATGCGATCACATCTAACTGGTAGAAAGTGTGTTATTGTTCAAGAGTTTATGATATAAAAAAGGAAAGGCAAAAAACCCCTTTTTTATTCTGGTGCTTCCAAGTTCTAACCACCTTTTTTTTTGGGAATATCTCGTTTTCTATTTATTCTTACATATTGCATCGGAACAGAAACTTTATTTAGGTAAAAAAAGAATATTAGAAACTGCCTCTTTTTTCTACTACTACATATGCAAAATAGTATTAGTGCCAGTTCAGTACGTAGGtatcttaaatttgaaatctTGATAGTCCAATTTTATGCCCTATTTTCTTGACATCTTCTTGAATTTGGTGTCTGTATTCTCCAAAGGTGAACTTTCTATATACAGAAGGTCCTTTGCAGCTGTTTATGACAGTATTGTAAGAAGGGCATAGGAAGTATGCTACAGAGTATCTTCCCGTTTTTTCATTGGCCACAACCTTGTGCTCCACGCTTTTGTACTCATCATTACTCCAAGCCTGTATTTGAGTTTTCCAAAAGAAAAACCTGTTGTTAGTGGATAAGCATTGACATGTAACCGAAGATTTAATAATTCTTCATGCCATCAAAGGTTTTTTAGTAGATAATCGTTGTGATTCATGCATGCATCTTCGGTTGTGTCAATAATGGATGCTGCAATGGCCATTCTGGCCGTCATTCTGCTAATGATTCTATTATAGTAGTCACTGAGACTAGGTTTAAGACTTAAGAGGAAACAAGGGAGCTGTTTTGTGTAGTTTTCTTTCAATTGTCATTTGTTGCTTTCGAAAGAGCCACAGTTTAGTTCAAGAATGATACAAATAGCCTTTTTATTCTCTTCTATATGGAATCTTGCATCGTTGACTCATTTGCTTATAATACAATATATTCCTTTGAAAAAATGGTTGGCATACCATGCTCCATCATATGGTCATTAGTTTAAAAAAGAACCCTTGTATTTGGAAATTCCTTTTTGGCACTACAACTAATTTTCTGCACTATGGCTGTCGTCTAGACTTTAGaaattatacatattcataGTCAAATGACACCTAATAATTAACTTGCTTCATTGTATGTAATACCTAATTTCTTTAAGTTACATTCCCAACTAATACCTTTTCAGAAATAATGCTACATTAAtacttttgtatttattttttcatgcaCGTTACCATAATGAAAGAGAGatgaacatataaaaataataactatgtACAAAGTGTTGTATCTGTATGATATTTGTTAAGTTTTTACCTGAAAAAGGTCTCCAATGTTAACAATTAGAGCATCTGGGTTTGGTTTTACAGCAACCCATTTGGAATCTTTCATGAGTTGGAGTCCACCGACCTCATCTTGATAAAGAATTGTGAGGAAATCACTATCAGTATGAGGCACTAATCCAAAAATTTCTTCTTTAGATTTTGGGCAGCATGGATAGTGATTTAATCGCAGAAAGCATGTGCCTGCATCACACAGTTTTTCAACTGCATCCTTTGGGTAGCCCAAGTTTTGTGCTAGAATGCTGGCCAACAACCTAGACACTTCTAGCATCGCTGGTGCAAACTCATTTATTGCTTCTCTGCAGCCACAGCCAGAGTAAGAAACAAATTAACGTGCAGTGTTTGTGGGGGATGAAAAATGTGAAATCATGCATGCCAGAAGGTTCATTCCAGACAAATGTTGCTCAGAACGATCAGTGCTTGTCTCAGCATACATTTTACAAGCCAACCTGTCAAGATATGGAATAACCCGACAAGGTTTTTTCCCTTTAAATAACTACTACTACTTTTATTGGCTATTGCTTATTAGTATTATTCTCCTAGgatttttaaaatgtaacatTTAAGAATTgagaaattaaatattacagTACTTAATCTTATACCAGCATCTCTTATTCCCCTTTCTTTCCCCTGCAACAGTTTTACTGCTTTGAAATAAATTGGACTGATATACTTCTTTAAGGGATTCATTATTTAGTTAATACCATAGTACAAAAAATTGAGTTTGAATCTAATTTACTCTTtatgtattaaatattattaaaatttatgcttctttacataaaaaattatattttttactccTTACTTAATAATATACTGTCAAACTCATTATTAGTTGAAATTTATTATTACTCACAAAATAATGAGTCCCACTCTATTTAACAGACTCGTACATAATTGAAGTTTTGATCAATTTCAGCTGATTAATAACTAGAAGAGTTGAAAAATGCATTAAAGAGTTAATTATCCACATTTCTTTTTCATATCATCATAAGTTTATAATGCAGATAATAACATATCTTATAATTTGAAGGgtttcaaagatgagtatcttAAAcatattagttaaaaaaatgttattgtaGCAGTAAATGTTATTAACTGGTAAAAAGAACTTAGTAGCATTTACATAGTTTAAGAATCTACACGAGTGTACCCATCCTCAAATGTTTAGTTATATGAAACAAGAGTAGCAGAGCATGTGTGCAGCTGAGATTTCAATGACATACAGGAATAGAGTGTCATCTGTATTAGAAAAGTCTGAGGAAAGCCGCCaagtgtgattttttttaaggaaaaagaagaaggaaacAAATTAATCACTTGGTTTTATCGTTAAAGTCATTATTAATAACCGCAAGAGCAAGTAATCCAAGGAAGGGGACCAAGTAAACGTAATAAATATGCATTTTAAACAGTGAAAATAACACTTCGAAAGAGGGTGGTGTGGTGCTGAGTCTCTTTGTCAGCAACCTAAAACAGACAAACTTTTGTCTTTATTCTGCATTCATTA
Encoded here:
- the LOC137829194 gene encoding uncharacterized protein, yielding MHTCVEGSKRQLPPWMLPKVAATAIHVSDSDNADQANCSVKKVDNITDNATNKDHKSRPSRRKSNVRAKCDDGSGSKVLQKKKKSEKSIDRDQRCSTKKRKKLEDPSSGCYDVYQVQASSDDALDLTVEDLLAIAEQYVKEYENKDRKEISSGRSESKWEFQVTNEAGTTLDSPCEIKNSLDSGKEDLSNSTSKTGEVIATSTSRTGDPAQDMLNLFLGPLLSKTLEKEKSKYIVDSAKFTHEFTRQSQDEFGGEERVPLMKKRSTLKDKVSMFLDQDL
- the LOC137829186 gene encoding gibberellin 2-beta-dioxygenase 6-like → MIHSNPPLMHHYGALVRNSGETKQAKSFNDQNYPAVDACDLPLIDLGGLKSCNERERKACTAAICKAASEWGFFQVVNHGISHDLLRKMRDEQVKLFEVPFEKKITCGLLNNPYRWGTPTATRSNHFSWSEAFHIPLTMISEAASWGEFSSLREAINEFAPAMLEVSRLLASILAQNLGYPKDAVEKLCDAGTCFLRLNHYPCCPKSKEEIFGLVPHTDSDFLTILYQDEVGGLQLMKDSKWVAVKPNPDALIVNIGDLFQAWSNDEYKSVEHKVVANEKTGRYSVAYFLCPSYNTVINSCKGPSVYRKFTFGEYRHQIQEDVKKIGHKIGLSRFQI